From the genome of Spinacia oleracea cultivar Varoflay chromosome 2, BTI_SOV_V1, whole genome shotgun sequence, one region includes:
- the LOC130467510 gene encoding uncharacterized protein produces the protein MEKEEIRVVPIWVQLKLNFKYWGEKSLFKIVQQLDTPIKRDQATASRDKIQFARVLVEVPMDTLPNFVTFLDEHGELVKVAVHYEWRPTICNSCKMVGHVASDCRKGGGKRRWVQKTIQPVAQPVVLPVVAEPEVDQEGVRL, from the coding sequence ATGGAGAAGGAGGAGATCAGGGTGGTTCCAATTTGGGTTCAGCTGAAGCTGAACTTCAAATACTGGGGTGAGAAGTCTTTATTCAAGATAGTACAACAGCTTGATACTCCTATTAAGAGAGACCAGGCTACTGCAAGTAGAGATAAGATTCAGTTTGCTAGGGTGTTGGTGGAAGTTCCTATGGATACTCTCCCTAATTTTGTGACTTTTTTAGATGAACATGGTGAGCTGGTTAAGGTAGCAGTTCACTATGAATGGAGACCAACTATCTGTAATAGTTGTAAGATGGTTGGACATGTTGCTTCAGACTGTAGGAAGGGTGGTGGTAAGAGGAGGTGGGTGCAGAAAACCATTCAACCAGTGGCTCAACCAGTGGTTCTTCCTGTTGTTGCTGAACCTGAAGTAGATCAGgagggtgttaggttatga
- the LOC130467511 gene encoding uncharacterized protein, which produces MDRILSWNVRGLNSPQKQDDIRRFIQKYGVGLVGLLEHKVKGANLGGRIVVAWKLGSFTLSIVAVTSQFIHCLVAPVSGKPSFHSTFIYAFNTNAQRKELWRDLKSIKVIGPWVLCGDLNCVMTSEERVGSIVRQSEVEDIVDCMQECGMEDIRCVDNSFTWNNKQQGAARVFSKLDRIMGNLAWQNTYSTAEVCFMREGQFDHCLGILTVFPCVVGGRKPFKYFTMWKHSPVFQDTVSVAWNTNISGSKMYVVASKLKKVKAGLKELNRVGFPDIQAADLSAYNAMLSAQEAMHLNPHDQALADQELLATNEYRIKHKAYLEFLKQKAKVAWIKSGDENTALFHQSIKSSNL; this is translated from the exons ATGGATAGAATCCTTTCATGGAATGTGAGAGGGCTTAACTCTCCTCAAAAACAGGATGATATCAGGAGATTCATTCAGAAGTATGGGGTTGGGTTAGTAGGCCTTCTAGAACATAAGGTTAAGGGTGCTAATTTAG GAGGTAGAATAGTGGTGGCTTGGAAACTAGGTAGTTTTACATTGAGTATTGTAGCTGTTACTAGCCAGTTTATCCACTGTTTAGTTGCTCCAGTAAGTGGCAAGCCTAGCTTCCATTCTACTTTCATTTATGCTTTTAACACAAATGCTCAAAGAAAGGAGTTGTGGAGGGATCTGAAGTCCATAAAAGTTATTGGTCCCTGGGTGTTGTGTGGGGATCTGAATTGTGTCATGACTTCTGAAGAGAGAGTTGGTAGTATTGTCAGGCAATCTGAAGTGGAGGATATTGTTGACTGCATGCAGGAGTGTGGTATGGAAGATATCAGGTGTGTGGACAATTCTTTTACCTGGAATAATAAACAACAAGGGGCAGCTAGAGTCTTCTCTAAGCTTGATAGAATTATGGGGAATTTAGCTTGGCAGAATACTTACAGTACTGCAGAAGTCTGCTTCATGAGAGAAGGACAGTTTGATCATTGCCTTGGCATCCTTACTGTCTTTCCTTGTGTGGTGGGTGGGAGGAAgccttttaaatatttcacCATGTGGAAACATTCTCCTGTGTTCCAGGATACTGTGTCTGTTGCTTGGAATACCAATATTAGTGGTAGTAAAATGTATGTGGTGGCTAGCAAGTTGAAGAAAGTTAAAGCTGGTTTAAAAGAACTCAATAGAGTGGGGTTTCCAGACATTCAAGCTGCAGATCTGAGTGCATACAATGCTATGTTGAGTGCGCAAGAAGCAATGCATCTTAATCCTCATGATCAGGCATTAGCTGATCAAGAATTACTTGCTACAAATGAATACAGGATTAAGCATAAAGCTTACTTGGAGTTCTTAAAACAAAAAGCCAAGGTGGCCTGGATTAAATCTGGGGATGAGAATACAGCTTTGTTCCATCAGAGCATTAAGAGTAGCAATTTATAG